A single window of Asticcacaulis sp. MM231 DNA harbors:
- a CDS encoding transcriptional regulator produces the protein MSLFAHASLEEVIHGRARLAILAFLSTVGKADFVTLRGEIRISDGNLSQHLKKLEDAGYIQLDKTMAAGKPRTIAKLTVEGRDAFYAYLDHLQSLLNAIPGRGAQV, from the coding sequence ATGAGCCTGTTTGCCCACGCCAGCCTGGAGGAAGTGATCCATGGGCGCGCCAGACTTGCCATACTGGCCTTCCTGTCGACGGTCGGTAAAGCCGATTTTGTCACGCTGCGCGGTGAAATCCGCATCAGCGATGGCAACCTGTCACAGCACCTGAAAAAGCTTGAAGACGCCGGTTATATCCAGCTCGACAAGACCATGGCGGCCGGCAAGCCGCGCACCATCGCCAAGCTGACGGTTGAAGGTCGCGATGCCTTCTATGCCTATCTCGACCACCTGCAAAGCCTGCTGAACGCTATTCCGGGGCGTGGTGCGCAGGTCTAG
- the cysQ gene encoding 3'(2'),5'-bisphosphate nucleotidase CysQ, whose protein sequence is MDLNPIMLAAGAEIMRIYATDFTVVTKEDASPVTAADQRAEAIILAGLKHLAPGIPVIAEEEAAAGRFPTTAGTFFLVDPLDGTKEFISKNGEFTVNIALIENGKPVLGAVFAPALNKIYWGAVGKGAFMAEVVEGKIGEARPIHVRAPEAGLIAVGSRSHGGAETQTYLEAFTVADFVAAGSSLKFCLIAEGVADIYPRMGRTMEWDTAAGDAVLRAAGGRVETLDGQPLSYGKRFQDTDGDYANPHFVAFGHSSIRK, encoded by the coding sequence ATGGACCTGAACCCGATCATGCTGGCCGCTGGCGCCGAGATCATGCGTATCTACGCCACCGATTTTACCGTTGTCACCAAAGAGGACGCCTCCCCAGTCACAGCAGCCGATCAAAGGGCCGAGGCCATTATCCTTGCAGGCTTGAAGCATCTCGCGCCGGGCATACCGGTGATTGCCGAGGAAGAGGCTGCCGCCGGGCGCTTCCCGACCACAGCCGGGACCTTTTTTCTGGTCGATCCGCTCGATGGCACCAAGGAATTCATCTCAAAGAACGGCGAATTCACCGTCAATATCGCCCTGATCGAAAACGGCAAGCCGGTGCTGGGCGCAGTCTTCGCCCCGGCCCTCAACAAGATCTATTGGGGCGCCGTCGGTAAAGGCGCCTTTATGGCCGAAGTTGTCGAAGGAAAGATCGGCGAGGCCCGCCCGATCCATGTCCGTGCGCCAGAAGCCGGCTTGATCGCCGTTGGCAGTCGTTCGCATGGTGGTGCCGAGACGCAAACCTATCTCGAAGCCTTCACCGTCGCCGATTTTGTCGCCGCTGGGTCCTCCTTGAAATTTTGCCTGATCGCGGAAGGCGTGGCCGACATCTATCCGCGCATGGGCCGCACCATGGAGTGGGATACCGCGGCGGGTGACGCCGTTTTGCGCGCCGCCGGCGGACGGGTCGAGACGCTCGATGGTCAGCCGCTATCCTATGGCAAGAGATTTCAGGATACTGATGGCGACTATGCCAATCCACACTTTGTAGCGTTCGGTCACAGCAGCATCAGGAAATAG